The Neovison vison isolate M4711 chromosome 5, ASM_NN_V1, whole genome shotgun sequence genome includes a region encoding these proteins:
- the TLCD2 gene encoding TLC domain-containing protein 2 gives MASWGLLVTGASFAVFRGLHWTLQLLPTPGSAAQDSWKWRNICVSLVHSLLTGVWALLGLSLYPQMAADPINGHPSWALVLVAVSVGYFLADGVDMLLNQTLGQASELLCHHSVVVSCLSTAILSNQYVGLCVVSLLLELNSVCLHLRKLLLLSHQAPSLAFSVASWATLATLALFRLVPLGWMSVWLIRQQHQVPPPLVILSGTGLVTVGAISITLGVRILANDVLQARPRPRILGHKETGGTRRCPHGELVARDDATLLLKD, from the exons ATGGCGTCCTGGGGGCTTCTTGTGACCGGCGCCTCCTTCGCGGTCTTCCGGGGGCTGCATTGGACGCTGCAGCTGCTGCCCACGCCAGGATCTGCTGCCCAGGACAGTTGGAAGTGGCGGAACATCTGTGTCTCCCTGGTGCACAGCCTGCTCACAGGGGTCTGGGCGCTGCTTGG GTTGTCGCTGTACCCTCAGATGGCTGCTGACCCCATTAATGGCCACCCATCCTGGGCCCTGGTGCTGGTGGCTGTGTCCGTGG GTTATTTCTTGGCTGATGGAGTTGACATGCTGTTGAATCAGACCTTGGGCCAGGCCTCGGAACTTCTCTGTCATCATTCAGTG GTTGTGAGCTGCCTCAGCACTGCCATTCTGTCCAACCAGTACGTGGGCCTCTGTGTGGTGTCTCTGCTCCTGGAGCTGAACTCTGTCTGCCTGCACCTACGGAAACTGCTGCTGCTTTCTCACCAGGCCCCATCCCTGGCCTTCAGCgtggccagctgggccacccTGGCCACGCTGGCCCTCTTCCGCCTAGTGCCTCTGGGCTGGATGAGTGTGTGGCTAATACGGCAGCAACACCAGGTTCCTCCCCCGCTGGTCATCCTTAGTGGAACTGGGCTGGTCACTGTGGGTGCCATAAGCATCACACTGGGCGTACGTATTTTGGCCAATGATGTCCTGCAGGCTCGGCCCCGCCCACGCATCCTGGGGCACAAAGAAACTGGGGGCACAAGGAGATGTCCTCATGGTGAGCTTGTTGCCAGGGACGATGCCACTCTCCTCCTGAAAGACTAG